AGTTTAGAAGGAAATTCCACAGGGGATTTTTCCACCATAAGACACTTTTTAGGAGCATTTGCTGTCTCACCTAAAAGGCATGCGAATGTTCATGAGTTCAGCGTAGCGACAGAGCACATCCCATGGTGCATGAAGCTTCAGAAAGATCACGTCACTGTTTGTTAAGGAAGCCTAAGaaagccaaacacacagagcaacaattTAACTTCAGAAACAAAGGTAAGATTGCAAAATAAGGAGGACAACTGAATACTATCTAAACTTTCACTCTGCACAATGATGGTGTAGTTAATAATGATGGTGTAGTTTACAATAATGGTGTAGGCGGTGACATCAACAGCTATTCAGCATTAATATGTTTCCTGAGATCTGCTATTTTCCTCACctgtttgtactgcctgacAGAGTAGTGTCAGTCTAAAGGTACATGAATCAGGAGCTAAAGGGGAAGAGAcctaaaaataacaaaatgactCCAcgcaagaacacacacacaagtgggCTGTTGAAGGAGACAAGAACCATTATCTTCCCCTGGCATATTCTAGATCATGATGACCTTGATGCCACTGCACTGGCAGATAGCTGAagttagcacacacacacacacacacacacacacacacacacacacacagagatcacAACATCCACATTTTCCACTCTTTCAAGTGACACTTTTGCTAAATAAGAAGCAGCAGGGGAGAAAATTGCCATCAGCACATTTGTTTTTGGCTCTATGAGTGGTAGCTCACCAACAAACGCCACAACAGCACTCAGCTGTCAGACCTTGTAAGACTTGGCACAAAGGCTCagagcattttaaaattcagcagTTTGGCCATTGAGATTACATGCATTATAGGACCGTGCACTAAACTGCTTCTTCACGCAAATTGGTATTGATGTCGCTCATGTTGCACAATATGAATACACCTGCGGGTTTGCGAGTAATCACAGCAAAGCTAATTCACTGTCAGCACAGGAAACCACCAAGCTTCTCATTTAtttgctgtttcagtttttaaagaGTTGGGCTGGTTTTTACTTTACAACTTGGCCTGAAAGAGAGGAAACCCCTGTTTCAAGCAGTGACAGCAGGAATGTGTTTCCTCATGGCAGCTCTGGATTGCTACATGGTTTAAAAGGACATTGTGTAAATGGAGCCCCTTGGTTATAGCCTTTACCCTGCTGCACAACACTAAATCCCAACCAACTGACCTCTGATTTTAGTAGGGGGCAGGAGAAAAAACAATATGTATTAGATGACTAATAACTAtttgattcattcattattcatctgattaattaatttaatggtTCCACCTTTtcaaatctgaatattttcttgCTCTTCTACATTACATGATGCTCTAAATAGTTTTTTTGGAATCATTCAGATGAAATAATTCAATTTAAAGTGGCTccaattaatatttttatataaacattGGATCAAATGACCAACGATGAAACCAACAGACAATTTTGACCTAACTctgaagctctgtggagctcTTTTAACCCATTGCTTTGGCTTTTACAGTCCACAACttaactgttttggttcagtctcactaCTGTCATCACCACAGTCTCCAGCCAAAGCAGGCAGGCAGCTATATCACAGCAAAAAGCTTTGATGAACCCattgtacactacctgcccagcatcAATCGCCAGACAGAAAAAGTTATGGTGAACATAATTGTGAGCATGAAGCTGCAAAAAAActcctcaggagttggtggagaccaaaacaaagttAGTGGTACTATCCATTACAAACAGGTacaacattttgacattaaacAATAGATATGTaaaatcaaacagaacaaatgGTGTTGGATGAACTGTAGATATctgtaattttgtttattttttgtaagGTAAGTACTACCATGATAACTTAGCTGACCTCTTAAAGAAATCAGTAGGTAGTGTAAATGTTCTTTACCTCTTTTTCCATTTGTAAGCCCTCAGCACGGATATTCCGCTCAAATACCTCCCTCTTCTCTGACTGTGAGCTGGACTTCCTGTACACCAGGATGTAGTCAATGCGGCTCTTTCCATCGGCTGAAGCAAAGGCCGCAGGACTTCGTCCTCCcctgagaacagacagacagataactGGCGATTAAAGAGGAATAGTCTAGCTTGTTTTAAATCACTTGTCATCCACTGATTATCATGGACAGATGAATGAGTAGGTGTTTAGCTAGCTAAACTCAATCTCTGGTCTCCCCGACTCTGGGGAGACCAGAGATTGAGTTTCCCCACTGACCTCTGGGGGACCAGAATCAGACTTTGTGTTGTCGTCAAGGATGCTGCTGTGGGTGGCCGGGTTCAGCAGGGTGGAGTCATCATCTCTGGATGGGCTGCTGATGCCCTCTGACCTTTCCCTCTCGAGCTGCACATTAACATCCTTCACGGCTGGAGGGAAGATGAGCAGAATGGATAAAAGTAGATTAACATAATATAATATGAGAGATAACACCAAATGGTTACTAGTCTGTTACTTGTCTATTAAAAACTGATTAGCTTAGGATAGTCTCATCTTGAAGTACTCATATCAGCCATCCAAAACACTGCACCTCAATTTAGCatgactgcacacacagcatTGTCCGAGTAGTATGTTTCACATTATGTACTACCCTGTTCCACATCTGTAACTGGAGGCTGTCCACTACCACCACAGGACTGACTTCTCTCAGTCATAGGCCAGTGTTAAATTTAAACAACTTAAGGTAAAAGAAGTGGCGGTGGGTCTCACCGAGGGGAGGCACGTCGTCCTGAGTGCTGGAGTCCGGGGCTTCAGCTGAGGATTCCTCCATGATTTCTGCCTCCCCACAGGTGGGGAAGGCAAGAGGTCTGTCCGCTGCCTGGTAGCCGGAGGCCAAGGGCTGCAGCGGGACTCTGCGTCGGTGGGGGCTCCGGCGCTGGGGCTCAGACCCATGTAGAGATAAACTCACACCTACAGGGACACAGaaaactttatttcactttgattcTGAATCTTTAAACATAATTTGACATAAAGAGGGGAGCAAGGTTTTGAGGAGCAAAAAGGAAATGGCATCTGGGCCCACTCCCAAATGTTATATTGTTTTTAGAGTGTCATTACTCAGCAAGTGTGccgttttttttctcttaaactAGAGAATCTGTGCTTTCCATCAAGCCTCAGTTTGTCAGTCAATAAACTTTTTAAAGATTTAGATCGTCTCACTGATGGCCTGGTGCATCGCTGCATTCCATCTGTATATCTGAATTGATCAGTTCTCCTCAATCATCTCAGCTGATGACATTGAcagtaactttttaaaacagGCACTCCTATTGGATTCTGTGGGTACCCctcacagccaatcagagtgtcTGATTCAGAGGCTTGGTTTTGTATAGTTTATGGTTGTGAGCCCCCATGTAAATAACCCTTTCTGGTGCCAGGCATGTCAGGTGTCCCTGTGTGTGATTCTGGACAGGGACAACAGTGATGCATATCATGTTTAGGGATATACAGGCAGGAGAATGGGCATAACTCATAGACAGAAGAAGCTAGAAGCTTCAAATCACTTCTAGCACAATCCAAAGATGTATGTGCAACTTTCTGTGGTGAGATTTTGTTTGGATAGCATGGTTTACAGTGATGTTTTGAAGTAAATGACTAAGAATTCAGCATCAGTTGttcatcagttttgttttgtgggcTAATATCCCCTGTTGTAGTGTGTAGGAGTCCTTACTGAGTGACAGATATGATTAGCTGTAGTTGTGCTGATTCTAGGATGTATAAAATTTGATGATACTGTTAAACAATACTACTTTATAAGGCAAAACACAAAGGTGAAATGCCTCTAAGTGGATCTCAGAGGGTTAAATATAACAAGTCATCAGTCATGTGGCCCTCTGACACGTCTTTTTGTCCCTTTTGTTATCTATTACTTGCTCTCATAGTAGAGGCACAACAAAAAGTATACCTCTTACTTAAGGGTTACTTGCTTGATGTGggtgacaataaaaaaagagctAACAGTAAGTTGGCCAGAAATATCAGCAACTGGCCAAGTATTGACTGAGTCACTGGTATTGATCAGCCAATATATCAGTCAACAATGATTTAATATGGTCACTCAGTCATATAGTGCACTGTGAATGAGTGGGTTGCCACCATTCATATAAGACCTGGGTCTCACCACTATAGGTTGAAGAATCTgtatgaaaaaagtaaaatttgtGGCTTTGGAAACAAGAATTTGCACCCCAATAAAGAGAGtcactgtcagggtttgaatgttttcctgttttattttggtattttgtcttgtcttcctgtttcctgttccttgGTTATTCCAGTTGTCTTTACTTCCTcgtcttgattactgtccccgccctaatgtgtttcacctgtgtctcgttatctccttgtctaggtgtatttagtcagcgtctcCTCTTgtcagttgccagattgtcttgtccctcgtgtcagctttccagccttgtttccagttttgactctttgtgtttctgactgtTGCCTGAGtacctgattttggattttgccTGTTGCCTTTTGCCTTTTGATACTGTTGCCTGATCGGACTGCCTACTAGTGTACTGAACTTTAGCTTGTTATCAAGAACCTGAACTGTGATTGTGTCTGAGTCCTGCATTCGGAGTCCTGCCTTGCCGTGTGCTTGATAGTCACCAAGTATGAGTTCAGCATTAAACCCAAGGACTACAAAAATTCCATATAACAAGCCACGTCTGTAGACTTAAACTAGGTTAGTTATATCACTAGTCTACTTAAagtttaattgatttttttaaccacaacactgtcactctccttttagctctgattTGCTCTCAACTAACTCCAGAGGGAAATATCTTGCTCTTAGCTGGTAAATGCTCAACTATGTTTACCAGTTGGCTGAAAAAAGCTGTCTGCTATGTCTGGAAATTATGCTTATGAATGATGAGCTAGCCAAATCAGTAAAGATGAGTGCCATAAAAATCAATCCAATGAGTTGAAAGACACACTCTATAAATCTGAGGACTTTCTGTGTCACCTCAAGCAACACTTTTCACATTATGCTGTGATACTGATATTGATTAGGGCAGTTTTAATAGGGCTAGTACTGTGAAGCTAACTTGCAGCCATGTTTTTTAGTTTGGATGTTTCTATAGTAACCCAGAATGAACCACACTGAATTAATTCTGTTGAAGACAGGCCCTAAATAGAAAGCTTTGTGCAACACATAAACTGATGACAGCAGAAATCTGACTCTTTGATAGCCAGGGTCAAAGTCCATTTTAgcaataaaagagagagaggagtcgTTACATAACCACTTATACTAAACTTTTTCCCTGGGTTGTTGCTATAGTGTAAAAGCAAAATTagaaaaagttgaataaaaaaataaaagagtgaGAAAGTGTCAGAAAGAAAGATATGTACAGGTGAAAGAGGGAAGACCCACAAAAAAGAGTaagaaaattaaacagagaATGACCCAACTCAGTAACTTTTATCTTAACAAGGATTAACCTTGAAAGACCTTGAAAAAGagactctctctccctgggAACACACAAACTAATTGGGTCTATTTGTCAACCAGATGGTGTCCTTTGGGGGAAGAAATGATTAAAAGCTTAGCAAAACAGCTTAAATCTATT
This genomic stretch from Lates calcarifer isolate ASB-BC8 unplaced genomic scaffold, TLL_Latcal_v3 _unitig_1475_quiver_1424, whole genome shotgun sequence harbors:
- the LOC108889195 gene encoding LOW QUALITY PROTEIN: uncharacterized protein LOC108889195 (The sequence of the model RefSeq protein was modified relative to this genomic sequence to represent the inferred CDS: deleted 1 base in 1 codon) codes for the protein MLEHEAGADMRLVRQINTGMKIQAGGDHIGCSKVGENQENQVICLQCQDEVVRVCPGSPRSPRRAIATRLSSGSADREPSSSSYNVSSGTFYSCVSQITIGFDLGGQVAIGFSHWKSPFPESGQNLPSPGCVRSEASAVPPISEHLEPVSCPASLSITPLPTCSVSQETLCDSSTSVSLSLHGSEPQRRSPHRRRVPLQPLASGYQAADRPLAFPTCGEAEIMEESSAEAPDSSTQDDVPPLAVKDVNVQLERERSEGISSPSRDDDSTLLNPATHSSILDDNTKSDSGPPEGRTKSCGLCFSDGKSRIDYILVYRKSSSQSEKREVFERNIRAEGLQMEKEASLTNSDVIFLKLHAPWDVLCRYAELMNIRMPFR